CGCGCCTTCGCGGCGGCGTAGTCGGCCATCGACCCGTGCCAGTCGAGGTGGTCCGGCGCGAGGTTGAGCACGGCAGCGCTGTGGGGCACGACCGTGGAGGACCAGTGCAGCTGGAAGCTCGATAGCTCGACGGCCAAGACGTCGTAGGGGTCGCTGTCGAGGACCGCCTCGAGCAGCGGCAGCCCGACGTTGCCCGCGGCGACAGCGCGGTGCCCGGCGGCCTGCAGCACCGAGGTGAGCATGCGCACCGTCGTGGTCTTGCCGTTTGTGCCGGTCAGCGCGAGCCACGGCGCGCTGCCGCGCAGCCGCCAGGCCAGCTCGACCTCACCCAGGACCTCGAGGCCCTGCGCCGCCGCCGCAACGAGCAGCGGCGAGTCCGGGCGCCAGCCGGGCGAGGTGACGACAAAGGCCGTGCCGGCGGGCGGCGTCGTGGTGTCGACGACCGCGAACCCCTGCTCCCGCAAGGCCTCGGCCCGCTCCGCGCTCGCGTCGACCACCGTGACCGACGCCCCGAGGTCACGCAGGACCCGTGCTGCCGCGGCCCCGCTCGTCCCTGCGCCCGCGACGAGGACAGCTGCCCCGTCGTACCGGGTCATCCGAGGGGGCCGGTGCTGAGGTACTCGGCGTAGAAGACACCGAGGCCGAAGGCCACGGCAAGTCCCGCGATGATCCAGAACCGCACGATGACGGTGTTCTCGACCCAGCCGGCGAGCTCGAAGTGGTGGTGGATCGGCGCCATGTTGAAGACCCGCTTGCGGGTCATCTTGAACCACCCGACCTGGATGATGACCGACAGCGTCTCGACGACGAAGAGCCCGCCGAGCACGACCAGCAGCAGCTCGGTGCGGGTGACGATGGCCATGCCGGCGAAGGCACCGCCGAGCGCGAGCGAACCGGTGTCGCCCATGAAGATCTTGGCCGGTGAGGCGTTCCACCACAGGAACCCGAAGCACGCGCCCATCGCTGCGGCGGCGACCAGCGCGACGTCCAGCGGGTCCCGGGACGTGTAGCAGCCGGCGGTCAGCTCGCGCAAGCAGCTGTTGCCGAACTGCCAGAAGGCGATGATCACGTACGACGCGAAGACCATCACGCTGGTGCCGGTGGCGAGGCCGTCGAGCCCGTCGGTGAGGTTCACGGCGTTGGACGTCGCGGTGACCATGAGGTACGCGAAGATCACGAACCCGGCCGTGCCGAGCGCGAGGGTCTCGTAGTCGCGGACGAACGACAGGTTGGTCGAGGCGGGGGTGAGCCCGTCGGCGTTCTTGAACTGCAGCGCGCCGATGGCGAACCCGAGCCCGCAGATCAGCTGACCGAAGAACTTGGCTGCCGCGGTGAGACCGAGCGAGCGCTGCTTGCGGATCTTGATGAAGTCGTCGAGGAAGCCGACCAGGCCGAGGCCGGTCATCAGGCCGAGCACGAGCAGGGCGCTGGCGGTGGGGCCGCGGCCAGGCTGGTCGATCACCAGCAGGTGCGCGACGCCGTAGCCGACCAGCGTCGCGAGAATGATGACCGAGCCCCCCATCGTCGGGGTGCCGCGCTTGGTGGCGTGCGACGACGGCCCGTCCTCCCGGATCTCCTGGCCGTAGCCGCGGCGTCGGAAGAGCTTCACGACCAGCGGCGTGCCGAGCAGGGACAGCACGAGCGCGGTGAGCGCCGCGACGAGGACCGATCTCATGTGGAGTCCTCCAGGAGGGCTGCGGCGACCCGCTCCAGACCGGCGGAGCGGGAGGCCTTGACGAGCACGACGTCACCGGGGCGGAGCTCGGCGCGCAGCAGCGCGACGGCGGCCTCGACGTCGTCGACGTGGACCGACTCCGAGCCCCACGAGCCCTCGAGCACGGCGCCGGCGTGGATGCCACCGGCGGCCTGGCCGACGACGACGAGCAGGCCCGGGTCGAGCCGGACGGCGAAGCGGCCGAGGTCCATGTGGGCCTCGCGGGCCCCGTCACCGAGCTCGCCCATCAGGCCGAGCACTGCGACGGTGCGCCGGGTCTTGCCGCGACCCATCACCGCGAGCGTGCGCAGCGCTGCCCGCATCGAGTCGGGGTTGGCGTTGTAGGCGTCGTTGACGACGGTGACGCCGTCGGCCCGCTCCCGGACCTCCATCCGCCAGCGCGACAGCGTCTCGGCGCCCGACAGCCGCTCCGCGACGCCGGTCACGTCGTCGGTCACCCCCGCGGCGAGGACCGACGCGGCCACAGCGAGGGCGTTGGAGACCTGGTGCTCCCCCACCACGCGCAGGGCGACCTTCGCCTCGCCCTGTGGCGCGACGAGCAGGAACGACGCTCGACCGTCACCGTCG
The Mycobacteriales bacterium DNA segment above includes these coding regions:
- the mraY gene encoding phospho-N-acetylmuramoyl-pentapeptide-transferase gives rise to the protein MRSVLVAALTALVLSLLGTPLVVKLFRRRGYGQEIREDGPSSHATKRGTPTMGGSVIILATLVGYGVAHLLVIDQPGRGPTASALLVLGLMTGLGLVGFLDDFIKIRKQRSLGLTAAAKFFGQLICGLGFAIGALQFKNADGLTPASTNLSFVRDYETLALGTAGFVIFAYLMVTATSNAVNLTDGLDGLATGTSVMVFASYVIIAFWQFGNSCLRELTAGCYTSRDPLDVALVAAAAMGACFGFLWWNASPAKIFMGDTGSLALGGAFAGMAIVTRTELLLVVLGGLFVVETLSVIIQVGWFKMTRKRVFNMAPIHHHFELAGWVENTVIVRFWIIAGLAVAFGLGVFYAEYLSTGPLG